A single Pelorhabdus rhamnosifermentans DNA region contains:
- a CDS encoding SDR family oxidoreductase, with the protein MSKKLQDFSLDVFSLQGKVAIVTGANQGLGMAYAVAFAKAGADLFIPHYTADVSEIKELIEETDRKVGFLQGDLTDSQYREEVVGACLAKYGKIDILVNNAGGSIFGEFLDYPDSAWQKIIAIDLNAVYYLSHSVVKEMIKQGSGKIINIGSALSFTADKKCPPYTASKHAILGLTKVFANEAGPYNIQTNAIAPGFLATDVNRELREDKNFYNKITNRIPGGRWGELYDLMGTAVFLASSASDYINGWTINVDGGFTTTL; encoded by the coding sequence TTGTCAAAAAAATTGCAGGACTTTTCATTGGACGTATTTTCTTTGCAAGGGAAAGTCGCCATCGTAACCGGTGCCAATCAAGGTCTCGGTATGGCCTATGCGGTGGCTTTTGCCAAAGCGGGAGCTGATCTTTTCATACCTCACTATACTGCTGATGTATCCGAGATTAAGGAACTCATTGAAGAAACGGACCGAAAAGTTGGCTTTCTTCAGGGTGATCTAACCGATTCGCAGTACCGGGAGGAGGTGGTTGGTGCCTGTTTGGCTAAATACGGAAAAATCGATATTCTGGTCAACAATGCGGGGGGGAGTATCTTTGGCGAGTTCTTGGATTATCCTGATTCAGCTTGGCAAAAAATCATTGCTATCGACTTGAATGCCGTGTACTACCTCAGCCACAGTGTGGTTAAAGAGATGATCAAGCAAGGTTCAGGCAAAATTATTAATATTGGCTCAGCCCTCTCGTTTACCGCCGACAAAAAATGTCCGCCCTATACAGCCAGTAAACATGCAATCCTTGGTTTGACAAAAGTTTTTGCCAACGAGGCTGGTCCTTATAATATTCAGACCAATGCCATAGCTCCCGGCTTTTTGGCTACCGATGTCAACAGAGAATTGCGTGAGGACAAAAATTTTTATAATAAGATCACTAACCGGATTCCTGGCGGTCGCTGGGGCGAACTTTACGATTTGATGGGTACTGCCGTATTTTTGGCAAGCAGCGCCTCGGATTATATTAATGGCTGGACCATCAATGTCGATGGCGGATTTACGACCACATTATAA
- a CDS encoding zinc-dependent alcohol dehydrogenase, which translates to MSTMKQLWFAAENRVELREVEIPKVGRNQVKIKIAYTALCATDIHQVSMGLLGAKPPMPLGHEASGVIEELGVGTENSGLKIGDKVCLYPTINCGICPACKKGEPQYCKNFKTTGAFAEYVVTDISAVFKIPDDADLKKYCLAEPANCTIRAMDLVGIRHGCSVAISGVGGIGSIMLNMILLSGGVKITAIDPVESKRKLALAMGAQYVIDPIDESIEKRADEITNGSGFDYVFEMSGSPNAAEPALQILAKCGTLVYFAVYPPKYEMPLNLYDLYMKEGRIQTVFTTNTIMPRTISLIPRLQLDKIIGKIMPLSDGVESFEVFKQAIYPKILLDCSN; encoded by the coding sequence ATGTCAACAATGAAACAGTTATGGTTTGCTGCTGAAAACAGAGTGGAACTTCGCGAAGTGGAGATTCCCAAAGTAGGACGCAATCAGGTCAAGATTAAAATCGCCTACACAGCCTTGTGCGCAACGGATATTCATCAGGTTTCGATGGGTTTACTGGGCGCCAAGCCGCCAATGCCCTTAGGACATGAAGCTTCCGGCGTGATTGAGGAACTCGGGGTAGGCACGGAAAACAGCGGTTTGAAAATTGGTGATAAAGTATGCCTTTATCCAACTATAAACTGTGGAATTTGTCCGGCCTGTAAAAAAGGGGAACCTCAATACTGCAAAAATTTCAAAACAACAGGAGCATTTGCCGAATATGTGGTTACTGACATCAGCGCAGTATTTAAAATTCCGGATGATGCCGATTTAAAGAAGTATTGCCTGGCTGAACCTGCCAACTGTACAATTCGCGCGATGGATCTGGTAGGCATCAGACATGGCTGCTCGGTTGCTATTTCTGGAGTGGGCGGCATCGGCTCGATTATGCTGAACATGATTTTATTGAGCGGGGGTGTTAAGATTACGGCGATTGATCCGGTTGAATCCAAGCGCAAATTGGCATTGGCTATGGGTGCGCAATATGTCATTGATCCGATTGATGAGAGTATCGAAAAACGTGCCGACGAGATTACCAATGGGTCTGGCTTTGATTATGTGTTCGAAATGTCCGGATCTCCTAACGCTGCCGAACCGGCTCTGCAAATTCTGGCTAAATGCGGAACGCTGGTATACTTTGCGGTTTATCCGCCGAAATATGAAATGCCTTTAAATTTATACGATTTATACATGAAAGAAGGCCGCATCCAGACTGTGTTTACAACCAATACCATTATGCCACGCACAATCAGCCTGATTCCAAGATTGCAACTGGATAAGATTATCGGTAAAATAATGCCGCTTAGCGATGGGGTTGAAAGTTTTGAAGTATTTAAACAAGCAATTTATCCTAAGATCTTGCTGGACTGCAGTAATTAG
- a CDS encoding uroporphyrinogen decarboxylase family protein, which yields MKTAQQLLKERTERLRKTIAFEKTDRAPVFLNGDAFFAKHVGMKLSEFCATMKASHKAILDSFKDFGDVDGTGSTFATATMFPLMFYTRIKLPGRELPGDTLWQLDEREMMTVADYDTILNKGWKDFSYDYLKNRLGIDLDSLVAQLTDVPQFKKNFEAAGYVVYSPSASITVNEFLSGGRSFPKFMRDLFKMPDKVEAVLDVILEETLADFRQQIRAVKPLVVFISPARGASQFYSPKLWERFVWKYLKATAEMVIEEGAVADLHIDGNWERDLEYFKTLPRQKCIFELDGATNIYKSREVLGDHMCIKGDVPAALLALSTPDEVYNYSAKLVKDLGPGFILASGCTIPPNATDENVKAMIAAATGK from the coding sequence ATGAAAACAGCACAACAATTACTGAAAGAACGCACGGAAAGATTGAGAAAGACGATTGCCTTTGAAAAAACCGATCGAGCTCCAGTTTTCCTTAATGGGGATGCTTTTTTCGCCAAGCATGTAGGCATGAAGCTATCGGAGTTTTGCGCAACTATGAAAGCGTCCCATAAAGCCATTCTTGATTCATTTAAAGATTTTGGCGATGTTGATGGAACAGGCAGTACTTTTGCGACGGCAACGATGTTTCCACTAATGTTTTACACTAGGATCAAATTGCCGGGGCGTGAGCTTCCTGGTGATACTCTGTGGCAACTTGACGAACGGGAAATGATGACGGTGGCCGACTATGACACTATTTTGAATAAAGGCTGGAAAGATTTCAGCTATGATTACTTGAAGAATCGGTTAGGCATTGATCTTGATTCGCTAGTTGCCCAGCTGACAGATGTTCCGCAATTTAAGAAAAATTTCGAAGCTGCCGGCTATGTGGTATATAGTCCCAGCGCATCAATCACAGTAAATGAATTCTTGAGCGGTGGACGATCTTTCCCAAAATTTATGCGAGATCTGTTTAAAATGCCTGACAAGGTGGAAGCTGTTTTAGATGTCATTCTTGAAGAAACGCTGGCCGATTTTCGGCAACAAATACGTGCTGTTAAACCGTTGGTCGTATTTATTTCGCCAGCTCGGGGGGCCAGCCAATTTTATTCACCGAAGCTATGGGAACGTTTCGTCTGGAAATATTTGAAGGCAACTGCTGAAATGGTCATTGAAGAAGGTGCGGTAGCCGACCTTCACATTGACGGTAACTGGGAACGCGATCTGGAATATTTCAAAACCTTACCTCGACAGAAATGCATCTTCGAGTTAGACGGCGCAACCAATATCTATAAATCGAGAGAAGTTCTCGGCGATCACATGTGCATTAAAGGGGATGTTCCCGCCGCCTTGTTGGCGCTTAGTACTCCTGATGAAGTATATAACTATTCGGCTAAATTGGTTAAAGATTTGGGCCCCGGCTTTATTCTAGCTTCCGGTTGCACCATACCGCCGAATGCAACCGACGAAAACGTCAAAGCCATGATTGCTGCCGCCACCGGTAAGTAA
- a CDS encoding zinc-dependent alcohol dehydrogenase — protein sequence MKTIAAVKIGSLKDPNEQTRGRVAVLDFPDQKLGDEDVKIKVAYCAICGSDPHLVEGIFDLKPPFGLGHEVSGVIVALGKHVTKKGLKVGDRVAGNFLKFCGTCYYCLNGQEQFCKNANDSNRPGMAEFIVWHESQVWKIPDSVSLEEACLLEPISIAVRILDKTKMKVGQRVAISGGGPIGLLTLQMLKMFGATSLTLIEPIKARQELAWEFGVEYIIDPVDQDVCEQAKKITDNRGYDLVIEASGSPKAANAACDIAAKGGTVLYIAMFPKNYEMPFNLYDKCYFNELTVSGIYVAPYAYPRAAQMLPRMNLQPFIQKIFTIDQAEAAFAAQVSGKYIKILIKCNDF from the coding sequence ATGAAAACCATTGCGGCTGTTAAAATCGGCAGTCTGAAGGATCCCAATGAGCAGACCAGAGGGCGCGTAGCGGTACTTGATTTTCCCGATCAGAAACTAGGCGACGAGGATGTCAAAATCAAGGTGGCCTATTGTGCGATCTGTGGCTCAGATCCTCATTTAGTGGAAGGTATTTTCGATCTGAAGCCGCCTTTTGGTCTCGGACATGAAGTGTCCGGCGTTATTGTAGCTTTGGGGAAGCACGTTACTAAGAAAGGTCTTAAGGTCGGCGACCGGGTAGCAGGTAATTTTTTGAAGTTCTGTGGTACTTGTTATTACTGTCTAAATGGACAGGAGCAGTTTTGTAAAAATGCGAATGATTCCAACAGACCTGGCATGGCGGAATTTATTGTATGGCATGAATCCCAGGTATGGAAAATTCCTGACAGTGTCAGTCTGGAAGAGGCTTGCCTGCTAGAGCCGATATCCATTGCGGTCAGAATTCTGGATAAAACCAAGATGAAGGTTGGTCAGCGAGTCGCTATTTCCGGCGGCGGTCCTATCGGTCTGTTGACCCTTCAAATGCTGAAAATGTTTGGAGCCACTTCTTTAACTCTCATTGAACCAATTAAAGCCAGGCAAGAACTGGCGTGGGAATTCGGTGTGGAATATATCATTGATCCTGTAGATCAGGATGTATGTGAGCAGGCTAAAAAAATTACTGACAACCGGGGCTATGACCTAGTAATCGAGGCATCCGGTTCTCCTAAGGCTGCTAATGCAGCGTGTGATATTGCCGCGAAAGGAGGTACTGTTCTCTACATTGCCATGTTCCCTAAAAATTACGAAATGCCCTTTAATTTATATGATAAATGTTATTTCAATGAGCTTACCGTTTCCGGCATATATGTGGCTCCCTACGCTTATCCGCGGGCTGCCCAGATGCTCCCCAGAATGAATCTGCAACCATTTATTCAAAAGATTTTTACCATTGATCAGGCCGAAGCGGCTTTTGCTGCCCAGGTTAGCGGTAAGTATATTAAGATACTGATTAAATGCAACGATTTTTGA
- a CDS encoding MFS transporter — protein MNELCFTVLPTQSAVVKACYSLACYFLLVTIYACVNNPYSAMPAAMTLDGDTRSSLASYRMTAAFIATLILSQFMLPFVERMGQGNQANGFFFAALTFSVIAFPFYLFCFFNTKEVVNVPSEDFDFRKLMKVLSGNRPVWIMLITFVFWGFYEASVGVVKLYYFTYFVGNQSLFIFNAGLLYLGRVFGAFSLSKLVTKVNNKRTLPMISFLISGVLMIIMNFLPVHTQAGLIIYNIMTFITGIGGGLGLASMFGMVPDTTEYSQNKYHVRVAGFISSFINFAFKVGMALCTAVIGWVLGFLGYSANLTQTPTVLSAINICMNLVCGITLIAGGILMAFYDLDKNKFSQMVDELGSSDVDSVGSAK, from the coding sequence GTGAATGAGCTGTGCTTTACGGTGCTTCCAACGCAATCGGCCGTAGTCAAGGCTTGTTATTCACTGGCCTGTTATTTTCTCCTAGTAACGATTTATGCCTGCGTAAATAATCCCTATAGCGCGATGCCGGCAGCAATGACTCTTGACGGAGACACCCGGTCGAGTCTGGCTAGCTATCGCATGACTGCGGCCTTCATCGCAACATTGATTCTTTCACAGTTCATGCTTCCTTTTGTAGAACGGATGGGGCAGGGGAACCAAGCCAACGGGTTTTTCTTCGCAGCCCTTACTTTTTCGGTTATTGCTTTTCCCTTTTATCTGTTTTGCTTTTTTAATACCAAGGAGGTCGTTAATGTTCCGTCGGAAGATTTTGATTTTCGTAAGTTGATGAAAGTGTTGAGCGGAAACCGGCCGGTTTGGATTATGTTAATCACCTTTGTCTTCTGGGGGTTCTACGAGGCATCGGTCGGCGTTGTCAAACTGTACTATTTTACTTATTTCGTTGGCAATCAGTCATTGTTTATTTTTAACGCCGGCCTTTTGTATCTGGGGCGGGTATTTGGTGCATTTTCGCTTTCAAAACTGGTCACCAAGGTGAATAATAAGCGAACATTACCGATGATCAGTTTTTTAATCAGTGGTGTGTTGATGATTATTATGAATTTTTTGCCTGTACATACTCAGGCAGGGCTTATCATTTATAACATTATGACTTTTATCACGGGTATTGGCGGCGGCCTCGGTTTGGCGTCAATGTTTGGCATGGTGCCAGATACAACCGAATATTCCCAAAATAAATACCATGTTCGTGTCGCCGGTTTTATCTCATCATTTATTAACTTCGCATTTAAAGTCGGGATGGCACTTTGCACCGCCGTTATTGGCTGGGTGTTGGGATTTTTGGGGTATTCCGCCAATCTGACCCAAACTCCAACAGTTTTGAGCGCCATTAATATCTGCATGAATCTGGTTTGTGGCATCACTTTGATTGCCGGAGGTATTCTTATGGCTTTTTATGATCTGGATAAAAATAAATTTTCACAAATGGTTGATGAACTGGGAAGCTCAGATGTGGATTCAGTGGGATCGGCTAAATAA
- a CDS encoding transketolase: protein MMYNYNLNVDMELVQQLECKAVEIRKMLCSFIYEIGMGHLGGELSVTDMAVALYYKYMTYDPKNPNWEKRDRLILSKGHCGETLYTIFSDLGMYTMEYMIEHFETLKTAKFGMHPNRKYVEGIEASTGSLGHGLSLATGLALGARMSKAPWRTFCIIGDGEIQEGSNWEAFMAAGHYKLGNLVAIVDKNGLQMSGSTKDTIDVDPLGDKIKAFGWDVIEIQGNDMYEVCNALQSLLPADPITRRRPICIISNTTKGQGVDFMENNCAWHGGGIAKAQLDEALVSIENCRKVR from the coding sequence ATGATGTACAATTATAATTTGAATGTCGACATGGAACTTGTACAGCAACTGGAATGTAAAGCGGTAGAAATTAGAAAAATGCTTTGCAGTTTTATCTATGAGATCGGTATGGGGCATTTGGGGGGAGAACTGTCTGTTACTGATATGGCGGTAGCACTGTATTACAAATACATGACTTATGACCCTAAAAACCCTAATTGGGAAAAACGCGACAGGCTGATATTAAGCAAAGGTCACTGCGGAGAAACTTTGTATACTATTTTTTCTGATCTGGGCATGTACACCATGGAGTACATGATAGAACATTTTGAGACGCTAAAAACGGCTAAATTCGGTATGCATCCCAACCGGAAATATGTAGAAGGCATCGAAGCATCCACAGGTTCCTTGGGTCACGGCTTATCACTGGCCACCGGTCTGGCTTTGGGTGCAAGAATGTCGAAGGCGCCGTGGCGAACGTTTTGTATCATAGGCGATGGAGAAATACAAGAAGGTTCTAACTGGGAGGCATTTATGGCAGCTGGCCATTATAAACTGGGTAATTTGGTGGCTATCGTTGATAAAAACGGTCTTCAGATGTCGGGTTCTACTAAAGATACGATTGATGTCGATCCACTGGGGGACAAAATCAAGGCTTTTGGCTGGGATGTTATCGAAATCCAAGGCAATGATATGTATGAAGTTTGCAATGCATTGCAGTCTTTGCTGCCTGCAGATCCTATCACACGAAGACGGCCCATTTGTATCATATCGAACACAACCAAAGGTCAAGGCGTTGATTTCATGGAAAACAATTGTGCCTGGCATGGTGGTGGTATTGCCAAAGCTCAGTTAGATGAAGCTCTCGTATCCATAGAAAATTGTAGAAAGGTGAGATGA
- a CDS encoding cobalamin B12-binding domain-containing protein — MAKTDLAKAMAELDEELVVAGVTEQLAGDVPAIDVLAQLQQGMEQVGKLYEAGDYYLSELIMSADVFSTAAELLGSALTADGASKKLGTMVLGTVKDDIHDIGKNIVATILNCNGFQVVDLGVDVPISDFVAAIKTHKPQVVGMCCLLTTAFDVMKATVAAVKMADSSVTILVGGGPVDASVCKYVGADKYCRNAYDAVAAIRKAVGVN; from the coding sequence ATGGCAAAAACTGATTTGGCTAAAGCGATGGCGGAACTTGATGAAGAGCTGGTAGTGGCAGGAGTTACAGAACAACTGGCTGGCGATGTTCCGGCTATCGACGTCCTGGCTCAATTGCAGCAGGGTATGGAACAGGTGGGGAAACTTTACGAAGCAGGTGATTATTATTTGTCCGAACTGATTATGTCGGCTGACGTGTTTTCCACGGCTGCCGAGCTGTTGGGATCGGCTTTGACGGCAGACGGTGCTTCGAAAAAATTAGGCACCATGGTTTTGGGTACAGTCAAGGACGATATCCATGATATTGGTAAAAATATTGTTGCCACTATTTTAAACTGCAATGGGTTTCAAGTTGTGGATCTCGGCGTGGACGTCCCCATCTCCGATTTCGTAGCTGCGATAAAGACCCATAAACCACAAGTTGTCGGGATGTGCTGCCTGCTGACAACGGCGTTCGACGTAATGAAGGCAACCGTCGCCGCCGTTAAGATGGCCGACTCTTCTGTCACCATACTAGTTGGCGGTGGTCCGGTAGACGCAAGTGTCTGCAAGTATGTTGGCGCTGACAAATACTGCCGAAACGCCTATGATGCAGTGGCAGCCATCAGGAAGGCCGTGGGAGTGAATTAA
- a CDS encoding NAD(P)-dependent alcohol dehydrogenase has product MKIEAAVVFEKGQLFQIKELQLDAPKLNEVLVKVIACGVCHTDEVARQQIIPVFLPAVFGHEGCGVIESVGPGVTNFKKGDRVGLSYGYCGTCEACRSGHPYGCEENRHLNFSGRQFDGTKRIHYNGKEVSSFFGQGVFATYAVVHVNNLILVPDGVDLAMVGPMGCGIQTGAGAVLNYLKPDPASSIIITGCGPVGLSAVMAAKIAGCTTIIACDIVDSRLEMAKELGATHTINSKNVESVVDEVKKLTRSGTNYAIDCTGIGTCLRQSLNCTRSLGTCVVLGATQELTIHVENELMGAGKKLVGLVEGCSIPQIFIPKLLEYYKNNKFPFDKLITYYDFKDINQAFEDTHKGKVIKAILKMKD; this is encoded by the coding sequence ATGAAAATTGAGGCAGCAGTTGTTTTTGAGAAAGGACAACTATTTCAAATTAAAGAACTACAATTAGATGCCCCAAAACTTAATGAAGTACTAGTTAAAGTAATAGCTTGTGGTGTTTGCCATACTGATGAAGTTGCACGTCAACAAATTATACCAGTATTTCTTCCTGCAGTATTTGGTCATGAAGGTTGTGGAGTTATTGAATCAGTAGGTCCAGGTGTTACTAATTTTAAAAAGGGAGATCGTGTTGGTTTATCTTATGGATATTGTGGTACATGTGAAGCATGTCGTTCTGGTCATCCTTATGGATGTGAAGAAAACCGCCATTTAAATTTCTCTGGAAGGCAATTCGATGGAACTAAACGTATTCATTATAATGGTAAAGAAGTATCTTCATTCTTTGGACAGGGGGTATTCGCTACATATGCGGTTGTTCATGTTAATAACTTAATTCTTGTACCAGACGGTGTGGATTTAGCTATGGTTGGTCCTATGGGGTGTGGTATCCAAACAGGTGCGGGAGCAGTTTTAAATTATTTAAAACCAGATCCTGCAAGTTCTATTATCATTACTGGATGTGGTCCGGTAGGATTAAGCGCTGTCATGGCAGCTAAAATTGCTGGATGTACAACTATTATTGCTTGTGATATTGTAGATTCTCGTTTAGAAATGGCTAAAGAATTAGGCGCAACTCATACAATCAATAGTAAAAATGTTGAAAGTGTAGTTGATGAAGTTAAGAAACTAACTCGTAGTGGAACAAACTATGCTATTGACTGTACAGGTATTGGAACATGCTTAAGACAATCATTAAATTGTACACGTAGTTTAGGTACCTGTGTTGTCTTAGGTGCTACACAAGAACTTACAATTCATGTAGAAAATGAATTAATGGGAGCCGGAAAGAAATTAGTAGGTTTGGTTGAAGGATGTTCTATCCCACAAATCTTTATCCCGAAATTATTAGAATATTATAAAAATAACAAATTTCCATTTGATAAATTAATTACTTATTATGACTTCAAAGATATTAATCAAGCATTTGAAGATACTCATAAAGGCAAAGTTATTAAAGCTATATTAAAAATGAAAGACTAG
- a CDS encoding MFS transporter, which produces MTSTEDLYEKSGSSPGFYKLGRKEVMGYSLVDFAMNLVFQSILMFLTFYYTDVYGLTAAELSVMFLISRAWDMIWDPAIGVVAERLNPKHGKYKSYLLYGAVPFGVVAIMTFTVPEFSHVGKLIWAYATYNLLMTLYTFIINPYVSCTTVMTADPMERTKLNSVRMTLAQSGGVVVALFIPVLSQVFGQGDMAKGYQLTIALLAVISSSILLYSYTTLHERIKVNSHLDPVTVKEWFRQITHNQPGIIIFLLFLGVYAFSTIQSASGIYFMTYNAARPDLVPLFSILNVLPSVVAVPFVPLLVRTIKKKNTVALGLILGAIGSSLMYFIPVIQITLLMISKSIAALGYGVLMGILWSILPDTVEYAEYNTGKRYPAVVYTLITLGLKAALAIGGVIPTIILASVGYIPAAQQTATALDGILYMTSILPCVVCIVTLAIFMFFYHLTEERVTSIMNELNERNKTKLDASQAESV; this is translated from the coding sequence ATGACAAGTACGGAGGACTTGTATGAAAAAAGTGGTTCCAGTCCTGGTTTCTACAAATTGGGTCGAAAAGAAGTTATGGGGTATTCACTTGTTGATTTTGCTATGAATTTGGTTTTTCAGTCAATCCTCATGTTTTTAACTTTTTATTATACTGATGTCTATGGATTAACGGCTGCAGAACTTTCCGTGATGTTCCTTATTTCCCGAGCCTGGGACATGATATGGGATCCTGCCATAGGGGTAGTGGCAGAAAGACTTAACCCCAAGCACGGCAAGTACAAAAGTTATCTCCTCTACGGAGCAGTTCCTTTTGGCGTAGTTGCTATTATGACTTTTACTGTACCAGAATTTAGTCATGTGGGTAAGTTGATTTGGGCTTACGCCACCTATAATTTATTAATGACTTTGTATACGTTTATCATTAATCCTTATGTTTCCTGTACTACTGTTATGACAGCTGATCCTATGGAAAGGACGAAACTTAACTCGGTAAGAATGACGTTAGCTCAGTCCGGCGGTGTTGTAGTTGCTTTATTTATTCCGGTGCTGTCCCAAGTATTTGGGCAGGGTGATATGGCGAAAGGCTATCAGCTTACGATTGCTTTACTTGCCGTTATTAGTTCATCCATCTTGCTTTACAGCTATACTACTTTGCATGAACGCATTAAAGTCAACTCTCATTTGGATCCGGTTACGGTAAAAGAGTGGTTTCGGCAAATTACCCATAATCAGCCAGGTATTATCATATTTTTGTTGTTTTTGGGCGTCTATGCATTTTCAACGATTCAGTCGGCGTCTGGCATTTACTTTATGACATACAACGCTGCCAGGCCTGATCTTGTGCCGCTATTCTCCATTCTAAACGTATTGCCGTCAGTTGTGGCAGTGCCTTTTGTACCTTTACTTGTTAGAACCATTAAGAAAAAAAATACGGTTGCCTTGGGGCTGATTCTAGGGGCTATCGGTTCCAGTCTAATGTACTTTATTCCGGTCATACAAATTACTTTGCTTATGATCAGCAAATCTATCGCCGCCTTAGGCTATGGTGTGTTGATGGGGATTCTATGGTCTATCTTGCCGGATACGGTGGAATATGCGGAATACAACACAGGCAAACGCTATCCGGCAGTGGTATATACTTTGATTACGCTTGGCTTAAAAGCAGCCTTGGCTATCGGCGGGGTAATCCCAACGATTATTTTAGCCAGTGTTGGTTATATTCCTGCCGCACAACAAACGGCAACAGCCTTGGACGGTATTTTGTACATGACCTCTATTTTGCCCTGTGTTGTTTGTATTGTGACTTTAGCCATTTTCATGTTCTTTTATCATTTGACTGAGGAACGTGTCACAAGCATAATGAACGAATTAAACGAACGAAACAAAACCAAGCTGGATGCCAGCCAGGCTGAGTCTGTTTAG
- a CDS encoding transketolase family protein, producing MAVETTFDFNQMLSSAREAYGVELMKMVDEGLDFAFTCSDNVASSTSTGKFMRKYPERCVNVGIAEANQVGISAGLALSGKIVFSQVFGPFLPLRAADQIHTDIAYNDVPVRLIGTHSGVTSGGGPTHNVIADLSFYRAVPNLTIVVPADANQCARVVRESMKYPGPMIIRIARGAEPDVYKNNDYEFTIGKAITIKEGKDLTLIGTGNSVHWSLMAAKELQEKGITARVIDMHTIKPFDTEAVLQAVKATGCVVTVEDQSINGGLGGAVAEVIAEAGILCKFKRIGLPDEFSVIGDPDEIYKYYGLDGHGIAETVTKLFF from the coding sequence ATGGCAGTTGAAACCACTTTTGATTTTAATCAGATGTTATCATCCGCAAGAGAAGCCTATGGAGTTGAATTGATGAAAATGGTGGATGAAGGCTTAGATTTTGCCTTTACCTGTTCCGATAATGTAGCATCGTCGACATCGACTGGCAAGTTTATGAGGAAATATCCTGAACGCTGTGTGAATGTGGGAATTGCTGAAGCCAATCAGGTGGGTATATCGGCAGGTCTGGCTCTTTCTGGGAAAATCGTATTTTCACAGGTATTTGGACCCTTTCTTCCCTTGCGGGCAGCCGATCAAATCCATACGGATATAGCCTATAACGATGTGCCAGTCAGGTTGATCGGTACTCATTCCGGGGTTACATCCGGCGGTGGGCCAACTCATAATGTAATCGCTGACCTGTCTTTCTATCGCGCTGTGCCTAATTTAACGATTGTCGTACCGGCAGATGCCAACCAATGTGCCCGAGTGGTCAGAGAGTCCATGAAGTATCCAGGCCCTATGATTATTCGCATTGCCAGAGGCGCCGAACCGGATGTATACAAGAATAATGATTATGAATTTACTATCGGCAAAGCTATTACTATCAAGGAAGGTAAAGATCTTACTTTGATTGGTACGGGGAATAGCGTACACTGGTCGCTTATGGCTGCCAAAGAATTGCAGGAAAAAGGCATCACAGCCAGAGTCATTGATATGCATACCATCAAGCCCTTTGATACTGAAGCTGTTTTACAAGCTGTCAAAGCGACGGGCTGCGTAGTGACGGTGGAGGATCAGAGTATCAATGGTGGGCTTGGCGGCGCTGTGGCCGAAGTGATTGCGGAAGCCGGCATCCTTTGCAAGTTTAAACGAATCGGTCTGCCTGATGAGTTCTCTGTCATCGGCGATCCTGACGAGATTTACAAGTATTATGGGTTGGATGGACATGGAATTGCTGAGACCGTAACAAAACTGTTTTTTTAA